Proteins from one Heptranchias perlo isolate sHepPer1 chromosome 42, sHepPer1.hap1, whole genome shotgun sequence genomic window:
- the LOC137306298 gene encoding fish-egg lectin-like: MKASIVLLLSVFGASYATSCTDVDGSLKQLDAGIGLVFGVNHTGAVYTRLGDSWIQVPGSLRHVTVGSAGIWGVDQQRTIFRLIAGSWTAISSSHLMQIDAGGDQFVAGVDQFGATLCLNKQEMVNAVQNSTPSFSSVGSRMKYYSCGPQGCWGVTLAKDVYFRVNVNPTNCIGTGWTRIFGKFQMIEVGGDGRVFGISSTKQLYMRKGVTSDKPTGWGWTKIQIGNLRFKHVSWDLGQLWLVTDEAKIVRCSSEDIF, translated from the exons ATGAAAGCCTCCATCGTTTTGCTCCTGTCTGTATTTGGAGCCAGTTACG CCACAAGCTGTACAGACGTCGATGGCTCCCTGAAACAGCTGGATGCTGGAATCGGGCTGGTGTTTGGAGTGAATCATACAGGGGCCGTCTACACCAGGCTGGGCGACTCCTGGATACAAGTCCCCGGCAGTCTCAGGCACGTCACGGTGGGATCGGCCGGAATCTGGGGAGTCGACCAGCAAAGGACCATCTTCCGGCTCATTGCTGGTTCGTGGACCGCCATATCCA GCAGTCATCTCATGCAGATCGATGCTGGTGGGGACCAGTTTGTGGCCGGTGTTGACCAGTTTGGAGCCACGCTGTGTCTCAACAAACAGGAAATGGTCAACGCCGTCCAAAACAGCACTCCCTCCTTCAGTAGCGTTGGGAGTCGCATGAAGTATTACTCCTGCGGGCCCCAGGGTTGCTGGGGGGTCACACTGGCGAAGGACGTGTATTTCCGAGTCAACGTCAACCCGACCAACTGCATCGGCACGGGCTGGACTCGCATTTTCGGAAAGTTCCAGATGATTGAGGTCGGAGGTGACGGGCGGGTGTTCGGCATCAGCTCCACCAAACAGCTCTACATGAG GAAAGGTGTGACGAGCGATAAACCCACAGGGTGGGGCTGGACCAAGATCCAAATCGGGAACCTACGTTTCAAACATGTTTCCTGGGACCTCGGGCAGCTGTGGCTGGTCACAGACGAGGCGAAAATTGTCCGGTGTTCGAGCGAGGACATCTTCTGA